One window of Manihot esculenta cultivar AM560-2 chromosome 17, M.esculenta_v8, whole genome shotgun sequence genomic DNA carries:
- the LOC110604468 gene encoding calmodulin-binding receptor-like cytoplasmic kinase 1, producing the protein MKNTSSQRKQNSNTNKDHGRPRTRPLFTYIKRVAVVFTIFLSRRRKAAGAATAASKRNNSRRVEGISFSTDLSTGSNSKSSSRFRFSNSYGSSSASSGLVGTVNFSLQEIYKATDNFNPANKIGEGCFGTVYKGKLKDGTLVAVKRANKNDYDKRLSLEFKNEVLTLSKIEHLNLVRFYGYGEHGDERIIVVEYVANGTLREHLDSSRGNGLEMAERLDIAIDVAHAITYLHMYTDPPIIHRDIKASNILITEKFRAKVADFGFARATTEDPGVTHISTQIKGTTGYLDPEYLRTYQLTEKSDVYSFGVLLVELVTGRHPIEQNRPIKERVTTRWAMQKLKEREAVLAMDPVLRRSPASNMAVEKVLELAKRCLASLRPSRPSMKECAEVLWKIRKDVRELGLSSSSASASHQSANYPFRDAKKSREITFGIQDGETYKFISA; encoded by the exons ATGAAGAACACATCAAGCCAAAGAAAACAGAATTCTAACACAAACAAGGACCATGGCAGACCTCGAACTCGTCCTCTCTTCACCTACATCAAAAGGGTTGCCGTAGTTTTCACAATTTTCCTTTCCCGTAGAAGAAAGGCCGCCGGAGCTGCGACTGCGGCAAGCAAAAGAAACAACAGCAGACGAGTTGAAGGGATTTCCT TTTCAACTGATCTTTCAACAGGAAGCAACAGTAAGAGTTCTTCAAGATTCAGATTCTCTAATTCCTATGGTTCTTCAAGCGCTTCAAGCGGGCTGGTCGGGACAGTCAATTTCTCCCTTCAAGAGATTTATAAAGCAACCGATAATTTCAACCCAGCAAATAAGATCGGAGAAGGTTGTTTTGGAACAGTGTACAAAGGGAAGCTCAAGGATGGCACTCTTGTTGCTGTAAAGCGAGCTAACAAG AATGATTATGATAAGCGATTGTCATTGGAGTTCAAGAATGAAGTACTTACTCTATCTAAGATTGAGCACTTGAATTTGGTAAGATTTTATGGATACGGAGAGCATGGAGATGAGCGGATCATTGTGGTTGAATATGTTGCCAATGGAACTCTTCGAGAGCATCTGGACA GTAGCAGGGGAAATGGACTAGAGATGGCTGAACGACTGGACATTGCAATTGATGTAGCTCATGCAATTACTTATCTTCATATGTACACAG ATCCTCCAATAATACATCGAGATATAAAAGCATCCAACATCCTTATAACAGAAAAGTTTCGGGCAAAAGTAGCAGATTTTGGGTTCGCACGAGCAACTACAGAAGATCCTGGTGTTACTCACATTTCAACTCAGATCAAAGGAACAACAGGCTACTTGGATCCTGAGTACCTAAGAACATATCAACTCACTGAAAAGAGTGATGTCTATTCTTTTGGTGTGTTGCTTGTTGAACTGGTGACTGGAAGACACCCCATTGAGCAAAATAGGCCAATAAAAGAAAGAGTAACCACAAGATGG GCAATGCAGAAGTTGAAAGAAAGGGAAGCCGTACTTGCAATGGATCCAGTGCTAAGGAGGAGTCCTGCATCAAACATGGCAGTGGAGAAGGTCCTTGAATTAGCTAAGAGGTGCCTTGCTTCTCTGAGACCTTCAAGACCTTCAATGAAGGAATGTGCTGAGGTGCTGTGGAAAATTCGAAAAGACGTCAGAGAATTAGGCCTCtcttcttcctctgcctctgcttcTCACCAATCTGCAAATTATCCCTTCAGAGACGCCAAGAAGAGCAGAGAAATAACATTTGGGATTCAAGATGGAGAGacctataaatttatttctgcATGA